The DNA segment TCCAAACCCCATCGAACCTGTGTTAAGTCGAGCGTAAAACGAACGcgtaaaaaatcagtttttagtttttagtttcggCCCGAGTCATATAGGAAGTATGGAGGAGTATTCGCGTGAACCGTGTCCCATACGCATCGTCGACGATTGTGGCGGCGCCTTCGCCATGGGCTGCGTCGGAGGCGGTCTCTTTCAAGGACTCAAGGGGTTCCGGAATGCGCCGCAGGGCTTTGGACATCGGTTTGTCGGAGGATTGGCGGCCGTGAAGACCAGATCGCCGAGGATCGGCGGCAGCTTCGCCTCGTGGGGCTGTGTCTTCAGCATCGTGGACTGCAGCCTGGTGCATCTGCGCGAGAAGGAGGATCCCTGGAACTCGATCATGAGCGGGGCCATAGCCGGTGGGATTCTGAGCTCGCGAAATGGCGTGGCCGCCATGTGCGGCAGTGCGATTATGGGCGGCGTTCTGCTCTCGATGATCGAGGGCGTGGGCATCCTGTTCACCCGCATCTCAGCCCCGCAGTTCTGCAATCCGTCACCGCAGCTCACGGGATCTGAACTTCCATCCGACGATTTTAATCCTGCAACTGGCTTTGGATTCCCCGGCGCCCAGCAGTCCTCtagctaaatttattttgttctgtCACTTAAGTCGACCGccttaattttcaattatttatattcgAATGATTGTTTGGCCTACATCTGTGTCaaacatctaaatttaaagcttatttTATTCGATATACTTAAATGTGACCTTCGAAAGTAAAATCATTAGTCTTTAACTCTATCTGCAAGAACACTTAATTAAAGTgccatttaaatcaattttggcCTTTTCCATGTTGCTGTCtctcaaattaataatacctgcttaatttaaagcaaataaactaAACTCACTGAagctcaaaaaaatttttataagtcaaaaagaaaatacaattaaGTGATGGTTAATATCTTGATATATATAATCTCAATTAAAGATAACAAAATAACCTATTAAAATCAGTCCCTTGAACTAAATTAACGAGGAATAAGAAAGCAACATTTGAAAggtcaattaattaaatgtgcaccACTGTGCAGTGACATAAAATCAAGGAATGGGTGGCGGATCGGGGACCAGGACTTCGGGTCCACGATTTCAGCTGGTAGCTCCTTCAGGGCAAAACAATGACGCGCCGCATTTAGAAG comes from the Drosophila gunungcola strain Sukarami chromosome X unlocalized genomic scaffold, Dgunungcola_SK_2 000046F, whole genome shotgun sequence genome and includes:
- the LOC128260920 gene encoding mitochondrial import inner membrane translocase subunit Tim17-A produces the protein MEEYSREPCPIRIVDDCGGAFAMGCVGGGLFQGLKGFRNAPQGFGHRFVGGLAAVKTRSPRIGGSFASWGCVFSIVDCSLVHLREKEDPWNSIMSGAIAGGILSSRNGVAAMCGSAIMGGVLLSMIEGVGILFTRISAPQFCNPSPQLTGSELPSDDFNPATGFGFPGAQQSSS